From the genome of Leptospira koniambonensis:
AGATCGTTTCCTAGATCGTAATGTCTTTCTCCGATCATGAACGCTCTTCTTTTTGATTGGCGATTTAATATTATAGATTCTATATATAGAAAAAAGTTCCCCCAGGTTTTGGCTGCCTTTTCTATTCCTTTATCTAATAATCTTCTGACTGTTTCGTCGAACCTTCCACATTCGAACCAGCCATTCATATAAGCTTCTCCTAAACCAAGAGAACCATTACTAAATATTTTTTCGAATAATCTATCGTCCTTTACTTGGATGTCCCAGTCGGCGTTTCCTCCGAAGCTGACTCCCGCCTTTGCAAATAATTCTTCTACCTTACCGCGAACTTTTTCTTTCCACATGATGCCCTCCCTAAGCAATCGCAGTCGCCGATTAAAATACTCGATTTTTGGAAGGAAGAAAAGTAAAAAAGATAAAAGAAGATATTAGACTATATTCTATTCTGCCAAACGCTTGTTAGCTGGATGATGTAACTTAATTGATAAGTTGAATAATTGAATCTTCGATTTCTTGGATGGCATCTTTTTGAAATCTTGGATCAGGCACAACGTTAGAAGACATAGCTGACTTAGAAACTTCTTCCCAGCGGAAAGAAAATAGATCATTATGAGAGATATAGGAAGATTTATACTGAGATTGTAACGTTTCTACCAGATATTTATACTCTGGAGAGTTACCTCTATCTGTATAAAGTATAGGAGTTCCTGCAAAATAAGACTCACTTAAAATACCATAACCTGGTTTGGTTAACACGAAATCGCATGCTCTAAGTAGATCCGGATAATGACAGTTTGGAATAGTGATAATCCCTAAATTATTTTTAGCTTCGATCTTCCATTCAATCCCGCCGATTACAATCCTTCTTTTGGATGGGTCCCATTCTTTCCAATCAAAATGAGCGGAGTCGATCCCATAAGCACCGAAGGAAAATAAATAATATTCAATATCTTCTTCAAAGCCATAGTATCTTCTGGCTTCTTCTTTATTTAAATTTGGCTTACGTCCTAATAATCCAATGTTTTTGGTTTTACGGATAGAAGTAACCGGGCAGGAAAGTGGAAGGATTAGTCCTAAATCGCAAAGTGTATATTCTTTCTTTAATTCTTCAGAATATTTTTGAAATATTTCAGACCTATAATATGAATAAATATAATCCCAAGTAAAATTTCCCAAAAATAGAGATGGGATCTTTAATTCAGAAGAGATCAGAAAGGGAAAAGAAGAAGAATCTGACCATATAATATCCGGTTTTTCTCTTTTGAGATATTCTGTTTCTGATTGTAAAAGAGAGGCTTTATTTTTCTGAAATTCTATAATTTCAGATTCAGTGGATTCCAGATCCATTCCAAGAGAATCTTTTTGGACTATTCCTACATCCGATTTTGTTTTTCTGAATTGGATCCTGGACCTGACTTGTCCCCAAATTCCGGAGACATCCAAAGAAGATGCAAATTCTTCTCCTCTAGGAGAATTGATGGTTGCGGTCCATTCTGGATTTTTAATTAAGATTTGGATGATTGCTTCTAAACTGCGGCTTATATGGCCGAAACCGTGGCCGCTTACGAATGCGGAGATATGGATCTTTTTCATTAACGATTTTGTCGATATAGTAGCACCAAAGCGCACAAGTGCATTGCGTGGGCTTGTATCATCCTATAATTCCTTTCCAATCAATATAAAATACTACCAGGAGCGTACGGAGTATTTCTTAGATACCTTTTATCCAAAGTTTTGCCCTGAATGCAAGATTCAACTCAGAAAGCGAGTAGGGCTGAGAAGCTATCTAATCCGTTGCGAGAATTGTCACCGCCAGGCTTCTCGACTCTCATATACACCACTGCACCAATTCAAGCTGCCGTTATGGACCTTTAGTTACGTACTGGAGGAAGCCTATCTTCGAAGTCCGAAGGTATTAACGTCGGCAGAGATCCAAAGGAAACTGGGGATCTCATACAAGTCGGCTCTACTTCTCAAAAGAAGGATCCAACTGTTTGCAGCAGAACAGAAGGATAGCTTCCGAGATCTAATCTTCCGGAATCTGGAATCCGAATTCCGGGAGTTTCGACTTCCAGAACTGACACCGGAAACAAACCATCATATAGAAGGAAAGAAGCGAGTAGGGCGGAACGTTCCGGACAAAAAGGAGGCGATGAAACGGGCGATACAAGGAAAGCCAATAGTCAACGCCGATACGCTGGTATTGTTCTCCGCATCCCAAAGAGCCAATAAGGGCCGTAAACGTCACAAACACGGTGGTTCTACCGCTTCCATCTATATGAACGACAAGCTGGGAGGCCGACAGATCGGAACGATGGTGCATACGATCGTAACCAGTAAGGGCGCACTGATACTCGATTCGGTCCCGGACCAGAAGATGGATACGCTTGGTCCGCTATTTCTCCGGAACATTCCAATAACCGCACCCGTATTCACCGATAGCGCATACACGTGGCTCGGAACAGCATACCGGAACCACCGGATGGTGAACCACTCGGCCCGTTCGAAGGACAGCCGTTACAGATGGGCAAGGAACCGGTGGAGCAGGGACGGAGTCCACGCCCAATACGCGGAGGGAAACCACCGAGCAATCAAACAGGCGTTCTCCCAATACGGATACATCCAACCAAAGTATTCACAACTCTACCTGGACGAGTATTGTTTCTTTAAGAACCTGAAGGCTTTCGGGATGGATCGGTTAATCGAAACGAACCGGGAAAAGAGGGGGATCGAGGTGGTGCCAACCCAAGTGTGGGAGGATGGGGTATCCTTGCTTCCAGACCGAAAAGGGAGAACTTCTCAGCCAGCTGCGCTCGGCCGTTCTTCCGCTTTTGAGCTGAAAGCGAGGATACCAACCGATGTGCTAATTGTCAATCTGAGATTTTTGTCGAAGCACTTCGTACATTAAAATTCCAGCGGACATTGCCAGATTTAAACTATCTGCCACTCCCTTCATAGGGAGAGAAATATACTGATCACTTTGAGATCTTGCGTATTCACTTAGTCCGTACTGTTCGCTTCCAAAAACAAGTGCAACTTTTCCTTTCAAGTTGGCGTCCCAATGAAGAGACTTAGCTTCTGGAGTCACTGCATATGTTTTGTATCCAGCATTTTTGAGAATAGGATAAAGTTCTTTAATGTCAGATTGAAAAACATCCAAGGTGAATAATGTTCCGGTAGAAGAGCGAATGACGTTTGGATTAAATAGATCCAATCTTGGATCAGCAACAAATACTTTGTTAAAACCAGCACCTTCTGCAGTTCTTAAGATGGTGCCTAGATTTCCAGGCTTTTCTACACCTTCGATCACAAGTACAGGGTCGTCTGAAAGTTTTGTTTTAGAAGATAAGGAAAAGTCAGGTAATTCAGCAGTGGCGATTAAGCCGTCAGGTCTATCTCTATAAGAGATCTTTTCGAAAATTTGTTTTGGAACGATGATCGTTTTTGCATCTATAGAAGAGACCAGATCTTCTTCATTTTCTCCTAAGTAACAAGCGGGGCAGGTGAGTAGATATTCAAATTGTACTTTGCCTGAAACCTGTGCTCTTTGGATCTCTCTGAAACCTTCAATGAAGAATGTGTCTGATTTTTCCCTGTTCTTTTTTTCTTTTAGTCCGGAGATATATTTCAGCTTTTCATTTGAAAAACTGCTAATTTCCAAAATGTTCTTCTTCAAAGTTTTACTCTATTCGAATAAAATACACAGTTAGAACCTGCAGGATGTAATCTTCCTGTGGATTCAGAGATAGAAAGTTCTTCTGTGAGATAATTCCCAGGGGTTTTGATCCTTCCTTCTAAAATTCTCCTGAGTGCAAGAGGGCTAAATCCTGTAGAATGACAGGTCAAAAATACAAATTCAGGTTTATTATTGCAGAGTTGCATAAGTAGATCCATCATTTCCGGTAGATCTTTTTCTATTTTGAAAACTTCTCCGCTGGCGCCGCGGCCGAAGGTAGGAGGATCTAAGATAAAACCTATATATTTTTTTTCTCTTCTGATCTCTCTATTCAGAAATTTTAATACATCTTCTATGATCCAACGCACTTTTTTATCTGCGAGCCCCGAAACTTGCGCATTTTCTCTAGCCCATTCTACCATACCTTTGGACGAATCCAAATGACATGCGTCTAGTCCACCAGCTAATACGGATAAGGTGGAAAGCCCTGAATATGCAAATAAATTTAGAACTTCTCCTTGGCCTGCAAGTTGAGAAGAAACATTTCGGATACGATCCCAATTGCTCAATTGTTCCGGAAAGATACCAAGATGTCCAAAAGGAGTAAAACGTATCTTAACAGTTAAGGGCGGTATCTGGATTAGAAATTCATCTTCTGAGTCTGGTCTCGAGGCACTGGATCCTTTCCAGCTCCAATTTCCTCCACCTTTATCGCTTCTATGATATTCTCCGTCAGCGTCCTTCCAAAGAGAAGTTTGAGTTGGAGGCCAAGCGGCAACCGGAGAAGGGCGGATCACTTTATACGGACCCACTTGTTCTAACTTTTTGAAATTTCCGGAATCGATGAGTTGGTAAGTATTTTTATTAGCGCTCATATGTTCTGATCCAAGGGTTCACATTTTTTATAGATATGCACCTTGAAGTATTTCCCCTCCGGAAATTCCTTACGTGTAGGATGATCCGGTTCCGGTCTTAATTTAAAAAGATCCTTGTACTTCCATCCTTTGTTTGCCAAGGTTTCTCGGCCAATCTTTTCGAATTCGGACTCTAGGATTCTTCCTGAACAAGAGAGTAAGATTAGGTCTCCTTCAGGTTCTAAATGTAAGAGTGCCTTAGAGATTAGACTACGATATGCTTTTTTACCAGCAGGAATAGCAGCTTGGTTCGGAGTCAGATTGGGTGGATCTAAAACGATCAGTGAAAATTTTCTGTCTTCTAAAAATCCCCAGTCTTGGAACAGATCTGCCCGGACCAGATGATGTTTTCCTTTTGTGAGGATTGTATTCTTCTTCTCAAAATTTAAGATTTCAGTTTCCGGCAAAATATGAGACGCAAATTCTTCGAGTGCTTCTTTAGCTCCATCAGCGGAGAAGACAGACTTTGCACCTGCTTCTTCTATACATACTGAAGTAAGTCCAGTATGGGAGAATAGATGGAGACAATCTTTGTCTTTAGCTAATTCTGGTTTTTCTAATATATATTGCCGCAAATTTCGAACATCTAAAAAGAATCCACCTTTCTGGCCAGGGATCTTGGTTTTCCATTGGACCTGATTCAGAAAAATTTTTTCCTCATACGGAATTTCTTTTTTGCCTCTTAGAAAACGGATGGGTAAAGATTTTTCGGAACCTATACGTTGTGGAGAGATCCATACGATTTGTTTTGGAATTGGTTCTTCTGTTTTGGATGCAGCAGAATAAAGAAGTCTGACTACCAATCTAGAAAATGTTCTTAATGATTTTGAATAGGTTTGGACCACCCAAGTGGATGCATAACGATCCACCGTGATTCCTGGGACCAGATCATTCTCTCCATGCAAAAGTCTGTATGCATTTGTTTTGGTTCGAAGAGGTTTTCTAAGTTCCAATGATCTTTCTATGGTTTGTTGTAAGTGGGGAAGTGAGAATTCATTTCCTCTTTGGATGATACGTATTCCGATCGGACCGGAAGATGAATAGATCCCAAATCCTAATGTCTCATTCGAACCGGAGACAAGTCTCATCCAATCCCCGTCTTGGAATGCAGAGATCGCAGTGGATAATTTTCCGTTTAAGATCCAAGGATGCCCCGAGTTTAAAACGGACTCAGTTGTTTTGTTGAGTTGGTATCGACGGAAACGGTTGTGTTTGGACGAATGGGTTTGCAAAACTTTGGGTCGGTTGGAAATGTCTAATTAATAAAGACTATGCTATCCTGCCCGGATAACACTTCAATCCATTTCGAAAATTTGTCGAAAAGAAGCCTTGACAAAGGAAAGTCTTAAAGGGGAAAATCGGGTATGTCTTCTAGACGGCCAAAAACGGATATATTGTCTCCAGAATTACTTCGTCAGGCAGCCGAATCTGCTAGAAGAAAAGCATTTCGTAAAAATCTTCCTATAGCGATTTATGAGAACGGTGTCGTGGTTCTTCTATATAAAGACGGAACGAAAAAATTCCCAGAGGAAGTTTCTAAAAAAATATCCCATAAATAATGCAACCTCGTTTTAGAATGTTTGCAGGACCGAACGGTTCAGGAAAGAGCACTTTTTATACAAAGTTGCGAAATGCAGAAATTATTCACACTGACTTTTATATAAGTGCCGATCGGATCGAGGCCGGACTTAGAGAAAGTAAAAGATTCGTTTTTAATGCGTATCGGATCAGTGTTTCTGAAGAAGAATTTTTCCACTCCTTATCTAGATCCAGTTTAATCAATAAACAAAATAATCTGAATCCTTACGACTGGTTCTCATTGTCGAAAGGAATTTTGAATGTGAAACCTTCCGGAATAAATTCCTATTCTGCCGCGATGATTGCTGACATTCTTACAAAAAAACTAATTGCAAAACGGCAGAGTTTCTGTTTTGAAACGGTAATGAGTCATTCGTCTAAGACGGATTTGCTACGTTTAGCCAAAATGGCCGGTTACAAGATTTACTTTTATTTCATTTATACTCAAGATCCAAAATTGAATATCCAGCGAGTAATTCAGAGGGTGAATGAAGGCGGCCATAATGTGGATTCTGATAAGATAATAGAAAGATATAAAAGAAGTTTTAAATTATTGCCTACAGCATTAAAAATCTCTGATCGAGCATACTTATTGGATAATACGGAAGAATTTGAAACTGTCGCCGAAAAAGAGGGAGAAAATTTTTTCTGGCATGTTTCAAATATCCCAAATCCGCTTAAACCAGTCCAAAAACTTTATCCATATAGATCCTAATCGCCCAGGACTCCTGAAATAAAAAAGGACAGAGTAAACTCTGTCCTTTTGAAAATATCGACCTTGAAAAATTTTACTTTTTCTTAGCGCTATCGTAAGCAGTGTCAGTCGCTCCAGTATAGATCTGACGAGGTCTACCGATTTTCATATCAGGAGATTCGATCATTTCTTTCCATTGAGCGATCCAACCTGGAAGACGTCCCATTGCAAACATTACTGTGAACATGTTCACTGGAATTCCAAGTGCACGGTAAATAATACCACTATAGAAGTCTACGTTCGGATAAAGTTTTCTTTCGACGAAGTAAGAATCTTTAAGAGCAGCTTCTTCTAATTCTTTAGCGATATCTAATAGAGGGTCGTTCACTCCCAATCTGGAAAGAACCGCGTCACAAGCTTTTTTGATAATTTTAGCACGTGGATCAAAGTTTTTGTAAACTCTGTGCCCGAATCCGGAAAGACGGAATGCATCATTCTTATCTTTTGCTTTTTCTACGATCTTTTTCACTGAAAGACCGGAAGCTTTGATCTCTAAAAGCATTTCTAATACTTCTTGGTTTGCTCCTCCGTGACGAGGTCCCCAAAGTGCGCAGATACCCGCAGAGATCGCTCCATACAAGTTTGCAAGAGAAGAACCAACTAAACGAACTGTAGAAGTAGAACAGTTTTGTTCGTGGTCAGCATGAAGTATTAATAAAAGGTTCAGGGCTTTTACGATCTCAGGATCGATATAATATTCTTCACTAGGAACGGAGAACATCATGTTCAAGAAGTTACTGCAATAATCCAAGTGGTTCATTGGGTGAACAGTAGGTTGGCCTAATGATTTTTTATAAGCGAAGGAAGCGATTGTAGGGAACTTCGCTAAAAGACGGACCATAGAGATATGTCTATGATCTGGATTTTCTGGATCATAAGAATCTTGGTAATAAGTAGAAAGTGAACCGATCATTGTGGACATGATCGCCATTGGGTGACCATCTTTAGGAAATCCATTATAAAGACGTTTTAAGTCTTCATGGATCAAAGTGTGCATGGTCAGCTCTTTGTCCCAATCTTGTAATTCTTTGTCGGAAGGAAGATGGCCATAGATCAAAAGATAAGCAACTTCGGTGAAACTTGATTTTTCGGCCAATTGTTCGATCGGGATACCACGGTATCTTAAAATTCCCAACTCTCCATCCAGGAATGTAACTGCGCTCGTGCAGGCACCGGTGTTTAAATAACCGTTATCTAATGTAATGTATCCTGTTTGTTGTCTGAGTTTGGAGATGTCTATGGCCTTTTCGTTTTCTGTTCCCGTAATGATGGGTAGTTCATATTCTTTACCGTCGATTTTTAAGATTGCGGTGTTTGCCATTTTTTACTCCTGTTAGATGAATGATATCGGACGAACCGGCATAAGGTAGACCTTGGGACAGAGAGGTGAAATTGAAAATTCTGCCCGGTCCTTAGTACTATTTCACGGATCTGAAATTCTAGACAATCCAAAAAAAAGAATCCGTTTTGTCAGCTTAGCGGTTTTTGTACTGCCTTAAACTTTGGTAATTATAATAGTTTGACGTTACGATCCTGCAATAATCACGGGGTTCTTTTAAAGGAAGTTCTTCCAAAAAGTGATTAAAATCTCCATGATAATGATTTCGTTTCCATTTTCTGAGATTTCCCGGACCTCCGTTATAAGCGATAGAAGCCCATTTCAAATCGTTTTCATTGGAAGAAAGAAGATATTTTAGGAATTTTGCACCCATTTGGATAGAAATTTCCGGATCAAAAAGAGAATAAGGACCAAGTCCTAAACCTTGGGCTAAACCTTTTCCAGTAGGTCCCATAATCTGCATGAGACCTCTAGCATTGGAAGAAGATACAGCATTCTCCTTAAAAAAGGATTCCTGCCTCATCACAGCATATACAATATCTTCTTCGATCCCGAAAGATTTAGAATAATGAGAAACTATATCTCTATGAGGTCTAGGATAGATCCTGGACGCGAGTTTGGAGGGGAGAAGGATCACATCATCAGGGATCCTTCTTCTTTTCATTAGATTTCTTGTATGGAATACAGTTAAGTATTGGTTACCTGTAACCTCTCCCAGTGCCGCGAAAATTTCGTCTTTTTCTTCTTCGGATGTTCCAGTTTGCAAAACAAATTTATCTATCAGGGAACTTGCATGAGCCATCTCTCCGATCTCTAAATATTCTTTAGCATTTTGTAATAGAGTATTTCCTCTTACCTTGCTATGAGCAGAATCTATCCGAACATCCAGGGAGAATGAATCCGGAAAATAGGCAAATTCCAGATCTCTTCCAATGATCTTATCCGAATATTTAGGATCTCCTGAAGTCAGAGAAAGATATTCGTATAATGTATCCTTGTTTCTAAGAGGACTGTCCGGTTGTTGGATAGAAGAGATCTCTGTTGCAAATTCTTCTCGGATGACTCTCGTATAGTAAGAACCTGGAATGAATTTATAATAAGATTTTAACCAAGAGTGAAGTTCATCCTGTTTACCTTTGGATTTTAAACTTCTCAAATACCAATACACCAATCTACCTTTGACTGGAAGATTGGGGATACGTTTTAAGGCCTCTTTCCAATAAGATTCTTCTAAGAAATGAGAATGGTCCCCGATCAAAAGATCGATCAGCTCATCTTGGCGGATTAGATTATAAGGATTTTTTTCGAGAGAAGATAGAAGTCCGTTAAAATATTTATCTCTTTCTCCTAAACGTTTATAAGCCCTTGCATACGCATATTCCACAGATTCGGAGGAAGATAAATTTGTTTTTTCTAATAGATCTAAACCTGATTTTGCCAAGTTTTGGTTGGAGAGTTCTACAGACATGGCTGCAGTAAATTCAGGGAAATATTCTGCATAACTCTTATGCCTGGAGAAAAGAGAAAAAAGCCTTTCCGGATAATATTGGACTAAACCTCTTGCGGCGGCCTTCCAACTTTCAGGCCTTTCAAAAACGATGGAACCGAAATATTGGTGAGAAGATATAAAAGATTTTTTATCGCTCGCATCCAAGAAAGGGATAAATAAAACTCCTTTATCTAAAGGGATCTGTTTATAAAAGGATTCTCCCTTCCAAGTCCTTAAATCAGTATAAATATCCTTTTTAACGTAAGAAGGAACATTTGCATCTTCTGCGAGAGCATATAAAAGATTTTCTCCCTTCTGCACTTCTCCGAATTTATATAATGCCTTTGCGTATCTATAATAAGCCATAGCTCCGAAAAATTCTTTCTTATCTTTTTCGGAAAAACTTTCGGCGTAGTCCTTTGCTTCTTTGAATTCTCCATTTTCGTAATGAATACGAAGAATTTCCCCAATTACATTTTTATAAATAGGATCATATTCAGGAGGAAGTTTTTTGAGATAAGAGATAAGTTCGGAAGAAGATAAACTTTTTCTTTTTACCATTTCCTCATACAATTTCCAAAAACTCATTTTGGAGACTGCATTCATGGGAGGAAGAGGGTTCTTGATCAGACTATGAAGTTCTTCTTTAGTAACTCCGACCACAAGTCTTCCTTTTAAAAGGGAGACTAGGTATCTGAATTTGTTGCTCTCGTCCCCGTCCGGATGTGTTTCATGGAAACGGACGAGTGCGTATACCTCGGACTCTTTGGAGGGAGATCTTTCCCTGAAAATCCTGCGGATTTTTTCTAAACTATAGGATTTGACCAAGTATTTTAGGTCGTCGTCCGCAAAAAGACTGCCGACAACTAGAAACGGGAGTAACCCCAGAATCGTTTTTTTCATGCGATTCTTCTCTCTTAATCTGCCTTAAAAAGGGTTCAACTCCAAAAAGGAGTCTTTATGCATATATCGGTATCAAATACAGAATGGCCTGAAATAACTTTAAGTCATCCAGACTTCGTAAGTAAAAAACAGGATAGAAAACCTGATTCGGATATCATCCGGCTCAAAACAAAAATTTT
Proteins encoded in this window:
- a CDS encoding glycosyl transferase, coding for MKKIHISAFVSGHGFGHISRSLEAIIQILIKNPEWTATINSPRGEEFASSLDVSGIWGQVRSRIQFRKTKSDVGIVQKDSLGMDLESTESEIIEFQKNKASLLQSETEYLKREKPDIIWSDSSSFPFLISSELKIPSLFLGNFTWDYIYSYYRSEIFQKYSEELKKEYTLCDLGLILPLSCPVTSIRKTKNIGLLGRKPNLNKEEARRYYGFEEDIEYYLFSFGAYGIDSAHFDWKEWDPSKRRIVIGGIEWKIEAKNNLGIITIPNCHYPDLLRACDFVLTKPGYGILSESYFAGTPILYTDRGNSPEYKYLVETLQSQYKSSYISHNDLFSFRWEEVSKSAMSSNVVPDPRFQKDAIQEIEDSIIQLIN
- a CDS encoding transposase — protein: MKRAIQGKPIVNADTLVLFSASQRANKGRKRHKHGGSTASIYMNDKLGGRQIGTMVHTIVTSKGALILDSVPDQKMDTLGPLFLRNIPITAPVFTDSAYTWLGTAYRNHRMVNHSARSKDSRYRWARNRWSRDGVHAQYAEGNHRAIKQAFSQYGYIQPKYSQLYLDEYCFFKNLKAFGMDRLIETNREKRGIEVVPTQVWEDGVSLLPDRKGRTSQPAALGRSSAFELKARIPTDVLIVNLRFLSKHFVH
- a CDS encoding TrmH family RNA methyltransferase translates to MKKNILEISSFSNEKLKYISGLKEKKNREKSDTFFIEGFREIQRAQVSGKVQFEYLLTCPACYLGENEEDLVSSIDAKTIIVPKQIFEKISYRDRPDGLIATAELPDFSLSSKTKLSDDPVLVIEGVEKPGNLGTILRTAEGAGFNKVFVADPRLDLFNPNVIRSSTGTLFTLDVFQSDIKELYPILKNAGYKTYAVTPEAKSLHWDANLKGKVALVFGSEQYGLSEYARSQSDQYISLPMKGVADSLNLAMSAGILMYEVLRQKSQIDN
- a CDS encoding class I SAM-dependent methyltransferase codes for the protein MSANKNTYQLIDSGNFKKLEQVGPYKVIRPSPVAAWPPTQTSLWKDADGEYHRSDKGGGNWSWKGSSASRPDSEDEFLIQIPPLTVKIRFTPFGHLGIFPEQLSNWDRIRNVSSQLAGQGEVLNLFAYSGLSTLSVLAGGLDACHLDSSKGMVEWARENAQVSGLADKKVRWIIEDVLKFLNREIRREKKYIGFILDPPTFGRGASGEVFKIEKDLPEMMDLLMQLCNNKPEFVFLTCHSTGFSPLALRRILEGRIKTPGNYLTEELSISESTGRLHPAGSNCVFYSNRVKL
- a CDS encoding class I SAM-dependent rRNA methyltransferase, yielding MQTHSSKHNRFRRYQLNKTTESVLNSGHPWILNGKLSTAISAFQDGDWMRLVSGSNETLGFGIYSSSGPIGIRIIQRGNEFSLPHLQQTIERSLELRKPLRTKTNAYRLLHGENDLVPGITVDRYASTWVVQTYSKSLRTFSRLVVRLLYSAASKTEEPIPKQIVWISPQRIGSEKSLPIRFLRGKKEIPYEEKIFLNQVQWKTKIPGQKGGFFLDVRNLRQYILEKPELAKDKDCLHLFSHTGLTSVCIEEAGAKSVFSADGAKEALEEFASHILPETEILNFEKKNTILTKGKHHLVRADLFQDWGFLEDRKFSLIVLDPPNLTPNQAAIPAGKKAYRSLISKALLHLEPEGDLILLSCSGRILESEFEKIGRETLANKGWKYKDLFKLRPEPDHPTRKEFPEGKYFKVHIYKKCEPLDQNI
- a CDS encoding zeta toxin family protein translates to MQPRFRMFAGPNGSGKSTFYTKLRNAEIIHTDFYISADRIEAGLRESKRFVFNAYRISVSEEEFFHSLSRSSLINKQNNLNPYDWFSLSKGILNVKPSGINSYSAAMIADILTKKLIAKRQSFCFETVMSHSSKTDLLRLAKMAGYKIYFYFIYTQDPKLNIQRVIQRVNEGGHNVDSDKIIERYKRSFKLLPTALKISDRAYLLDNTEEFETVAEKEGENFFWHVSNIPNPLKPVQKLYPYRS
- a CDS encoding citrate synthase, with product MANTAILKIDGKEYELPIITGTENEKAIDISKLRQQTGYITLDNGYLNTGACTSAVTFLDGELGILRYRGIPIEQLAEKSSFTEVAYLLIYGHLPSDKELQDWDKELTMHTLIHEDLKRLYNGFPKDGHPMAIMSTMIGSLSTYYQDSYDPENPDHRHISMVRLLAKFPTIASFAYKKSLGQPTVHPMNHLDYCSNFLNMMFSVPSEEYYIDPEIVKALNLLLILHADHEQNCSTSTVRLVGSSLANLYGAISAGICALWGPRHGGANQEVLEMLLEIKASGLSVKKIVEKAKDKNDAFRLSGFGHRVYKNFDPRAKIIKKACDAVLSRLGVNDPLLDIAKELEEAALKDSYFVERKLYPNVDFYSGIIYRALGIPVNMFTVMFAMGRLPGWIAQWKEMIESPDMKIGRPRQIYTGATDTAYDSAKKK
- a CDS encoding lytic transglycosylase domain-containing protein; translated protein: MKKTILGLLPFLVVGSLFADDDLKYLVKSYSLEKIRRIFRERSPSKESEVYALVRFHETHPDGDESNKFRYLVSLLKGRLVVGVTKEELHSLIKNPLPPMNAVSKMSFWKLYEEMVKRKSLSSSELISYLKKLPPEYDPIYKNVIGEILRIHYENGEFKEAKDYAESFSEKDKKEFFGAMAYYRYAKALYKFGEVQKGENLLYALAEDANVPSYVKKDIYTDLRTWKGESFYKQIPLDKGVLFIPFLDASDKKSFISSHQYFGSIVFERPESWKAAARGLVQYYPERLFSLFSRHKSYAEYFPEFTAAMSVELSNQNLAKSGLDLLEKTNLSSSESVEYAYARAYKRLGERDKYFNGLLSSLEKNPYNLIRQDELIDLLIGDHSHFLEESYWKEALKRIPNLPVKGRLVYWYLRSLKSKGKQDELHSWLKSYYKFIPGSYYTRVIREEFATEISSIQQPDSPLRNKDTLYEYLSLTSGDPKYSDKIIGRDLEFAYFPDSFSLDVRIDSAHSKVRGNTLLQNAKEYLEIGEMAHASSLIDKFVLQTGTSEEEKDEIFAALGEVTGNQYLTVFHTRNLMKRRRIPDDVILLPSKLASRIYPRPHRDIVSHYSKSFGIEEDIVYAVMRQESFFKENAVSSSNARGLMQIMGPTGKGLAQGLGLGPYSLFDPEISIQMGAKFLKYLLSSNENDLKWASIAYNGGPGNLRKWKRNHYHGDFNHFLEELPLKEPRDYCRIVTSNYYNYQSLRQYKNR